The Thalassotalea agarivorans region ATCGGTACCAAAAATCAATTTCTTGCTATCGCGAGTAAAGGTATAACTGCTGTGCTCTACATCACCCTCATGTTCGGTTATTAGTTTCGGCAATGCTTCTTTAGACTTGGTATCGACTAAAAATAGGTTTGAGTCTGCGCCAGAATTCACTTTACTCAGTACGATGTACTGGCCATTAGGACTGACTAAATCAATGCTATAGCCACCGTTGTTTTCATAAACAAGTTCACGGCCATAATCGTCAGTTCGATATTTGTACAAATCGAAAAATTTAGGATCACGTTCATTGCTCACTACAAAGAAAGCTTCATCATTTTCATGCCAACCAGCAAAACTTGCACGTAAGTTCTCGCCAGGTGTTAAATCGATTTCTTCGCCAGATAGCGTTTTAACAAACACATGATCTAGCTCGTTACCGCCTTTATCAGCTGTAAATAAAAAACGCTCATCTTTTGGAAACCAACTTACCGCAAAGATTGACTCTTTGGTTGAATGCGTTAACTGTGTCGGCGCATCACCATTAACAGGTACTTTGTAAGCATTGAATATGCCGGTTGAATCGTTACTCACCAATACCGCTGTGGCATCGCTATTGATAGACGAACCAAAGGTTGTAGTAGTTTGATAGAATTGTTCTGGCGTATATTGCTTGAACGTACTTTCTACTTGCTTAGGCGCTTGCGCTTCAGGTTGTGGTTGCTCACTACAAGCAACAAGAAACAACGCAGAAGTTGCGAGCATGCCTAAACGCTTTAAATTAGCCATGAAATGTCCTTTTTTATATTTTTAACAACAAGTTAATGCGGTGGATATAACATAGCGATGGAAAGAAAATAAGGCAATAAAAAAGGCGGTAAAACCGCCTCTATTCATATTTGTTTACATAAAAGTTTTCGCTATGCGCGGCTCATAAACTTTTTATCTTCAGTATTTACTTTTACTCTGTCACCGCTAGAGATGTATTCTGGTACTTGGATAACAAGGCCAGTGCTTAACGTTGCTGGCTTTGTACGAGAAGTTGCAGAGGCACCTTTAATTGAAGGGTCTGTTTCAACAATATCAAGCTCTACACTTGGCGGCACATCAATACCAACAGCATTGCCGTCAACAATAATGGCATACATACCCTCTGTCGATTCCGTAATAAATGGAATTTGACCTTCTATTTGCTCAGAATTTAGGTTGTACGGGGTATAGTCTTCATTATCCATAAAGACATATTCATCACCATCGATGTAAGAAAACATCGCTGGACGTCGAATCAGGTCGGCCATATTAAGCATATCGCTATCTTTAAACGTGTGATCGACCTTTTGACCGGTTACTACATCGTAAATACGCATTCTATATAAACTACCGCCTGCTCGTCCCTGTGGAACGCTGCGTTCGATATCTTTGACAATATAAACACCGTTATTGAATTCTATCGCCTGATTCTTTTTTATTTCACTTGCCTTTGGCATAACCGTTCTCTCATAAAATGTGATGCGCAGAAGATAGCATACTCAACTAAAACCACAAAATTGAAGATTTTCAAGATAAATCCAACTTTTTTGCCTTTGCCAACGACTGTAGTTAATAACACTAAAAAATAGGACATCGTAATGCACTTACTAAAATCAATAGCTATTGCCGCAACAGCATGCACAGTCGCCATCGCATCGGCTCAGCAACCCCT contains the following coding sequences:
- the efpL gene encoding elongation factor P-like protein EfpL, whose translation is MPKASEIKKNQAIEFNNGVYIVKDIERSVPQGRAGGSLYRMRIYDVVTGQKVDHTFKDSDMLNMADLIRRPAMFSYIDGDEYVFMDNEDYTPYNLNSEQIEGQIPFITESTEGMYAIIVDGNAVGIDVPPSVELDIVETDPSIKGASATSRTKPATLSTGLVIQVPEYISSGDRVKVNTEDKKFMSRA